In a single window of the Papaver somniferum cultivar HN1 chromosome 8, ASM357369v1, whole genome shotgun sequence genome:
- the LOC113305889 gene encoding zinc finger protein CONSTANS-like: MDYAMYDQQSIQQFLLYLAEDETNDLVYQPTNNNWQLFTPPPPPSPAPATTRFIPKVPFFGGMLTESFEDVKDFSSIITTRIRSIAAAARKAKVLRYKEKKKRRNFMKKIRYPSRKAYAEIRPRIRGRFIKVPTPNPPIVNHTELSS, translated from the exons ATGGATTATGCTATGTATGATCAACAAAGTATTCAACAATTTCTTCTTTACTTAGCAGAAGATGAAACAAATGATTTAGTCTATCAACCTACAAATAATAATTGGCAACTgtttacaccaccaccaccaccatctccagctCCTGCTACAACCAGATTTATCCCAAAG GTGCCATTTTTCGGTGGGATGTTAACAGAGTCCTTTGAAGACGTCAAAGATTTCAGCAGCATTATCACTACTCGTATTCGatccattgctgctgctgctcgaaaAGCCAAGGTCCTGAGatacaaagagaagaagaaaagaagaaatttcaTGAAGAAAATTAGGTATCCATCAAGGAAAGCATATGCCGAGATAAGACCCAGAATTAGAGGGAGGTTTATTAAAGTTCCGACTCCGAATCCCCCCATTGTTAATCACACTGAACTTTCAAGTTAA